Part of the Gemmatimonadaceae bacterium genome is shown below.
GCGCGCCGGGATCTGCGTTCGCGACTACGCGCTGAGCGGTGTAGACACGCCGAGCTTGAATCCGTCCAGATCCTTGAACTGGAACATTCGCGCGCCCCACGGACGATCCGCAGGCTCGCTGAGCAGGGCCACGCCGGCCGCCTTGAGCCGCACGGCCGCCGCGTCGACGTCCGCGACGCCAGCAACGTTGATCTGCAGGTAGAAGCCCTGCCCCTTGATCCGGTCCCAACCCAGTTGGCCATCGTCCTGGTTGAGCACGATGCGGATGTTCCCCGCGGCGATGACAGCGGCGACCACTTTTCCTTCGTTTTCGAACGTGTGCTCCACGGAAAAGCCGATAGCGTCGCGGTAGAGGCGGATCGAGGCGTCCAGGTCCTTGCAGGTGAGCGAGCACCCGAGGGTGCTGGCCTGAATGGCGGCGGTCGAAGCGGACATTGGTGACGTTGGGTACGGGTGAACCGCGCACGAAGGTTGAGTCGTGCCGAGGGCGGCAGTCTATGGAGCGTGGCGTCGTGACGCTACTGGCCCGCTCGCGCGCGCCCACGCAGGTAGAATCCCACGCCAGCGCCCACGAACAGCAGTGCGCCACCCACCACCTTGAGCTCGAACAGCCACACACTGAGCGTACCGGCCGGCGGGATGCAGGCCACGATCATCGCGAACAGCGTGAGCCCGAGCCCGCAAAGTCCGGTCACGATCCGCAGGGCGCGCCGCGGTGCGCCGGCGCCGCCGGCAACCTTGAGGTAGGCCAGGAACAGGTAGACGAACGGGATGAAGTAGATCAGGAGCATCGTGTCCAGCAGGATCAGGTACGCGCGCTCCACTGTGGTCCCGCGACCCAGCACCGACAGCAGCAGGAACAGGGTCGACAGTCC
Proteins encoded:
- a CDS encoding VOC family protein, whose translation is MSASTAAIQASTLGCSLTCKDLDASIRLYRDAIGFSVEHTFENEGKVVAAVIAAGNIRIVLNQDDGQLGWDRIKGQGFYLQINVAGVADVDAAAVRLKAAGVALLSEPADRPWGARMFQFKDLDGFKLGVSTPLSA